From the Oleiharenicola lentus genome, one window contains:
- the rfbH gene encoding lipopolysaccharide biosynthesis protein RfbH produces the protein MPRTPAELKAEILRLTREYSALTHRANLPADADQPAFVAGQTTVPYAGRVFTADEVEAAVSSTLDFWLTLGPEGEAFERELATLLGVKHSLLVNSGSSANLVAFSTLTSPKIAAPRRILPGDEVITVAAGFPTTVTPIVQSGAVPVFVDNDPATGNLRADRLEAAFVPGKTKAVMLAHALGNPFDLGAVLAFCRAHDLWLIEDNCDALGCTYSMPVERAKSLGLADNSPGLSATAGLVTRYTGTWGDLSTQSFYPPHHLTMGEGGAVNIIHRPPLKTYAESFRDWGRDCWCASGKDNTCHKRFGWQLGELPAGYDHKYIYSHLGYNLKPLDPQAAIGRQQLKKLPAFIAARKQNWDYLRAGLDDLGDLFDFSLPTHATAWIPPGKRSSAGDAFVWDQTGCRTDCSWFGFMLRVKPGAPFSHTALARHLDEQKIGNRMFFGGNLLRQPVFVQLKKDRPEAFRVVGDLAGADEIMHRALFLGTYPGLSRAMLDYVIETIHGFVKTKR, from the coding sequence ATGCCCCGCACGCCCGCCGAACTGAAAGCCGAGATCCTGCGTCTCACCCGCGAATACTCCGCGCTGACCCATCGCGCCAATCTCCCGGCCGACGCGGACCAGCCGGCCTTCGTCGCCGGCCAGACCACGGTGCCCTACGCCGGCCGCGTGTTCACGGCCGACGAAGTCGAGGCCGCCGTGTCCAGCACGCTCGATTTCTGGCTGACGCTCGGTCCCGAGGGCGAGGCCTTCGAGCGCGAACTCGCCACCCTGCTCGGCGTGAAGCACTCGCTGCTCGTCAACTCCGGCTCCTCCGCGAACCTCGTCGCCTTCTCCACGCTCACGTCGCCGAAGATCGCCGCACCGCGCCGCATCCTGCCCGGCGATGAGGTCATCACGGTTGCGGCGGGGTTTCCGACCACGGTCACCCCGATTGTCCAATCCGGCGCCGTGCCCGTCTTCGTGGACAATGATCCCGCCACCGGCAACCTGCGCGCCGACCGCCTCGAAGCGGCGTTTGTCCCCGGCAAGACCAAGGCCGTGATGCTCGCCCACGCGTTGGGCAACCCCTTCGACCTCGGGGCTGTGCTCGCCTTCTGCCGCGCGCACGATCTCTGGCTCATCGAGGACAATTGCGACGCGCTCGGTTGCACCTACTCCATGCCCGTCGAGCGCGCGAAGTCGCTCGGCCTCGCCGACAACTCACCCGGCCTGTCCGCGACCGCCGGACTCGTCACCCGTTACACCGGCACCTGGGGCGACCTCTCCACCCAGTCGTTCTACCCTCCGCACCACCTGACCATGGGCGAAGGCGGCGCGGTGAACATCATCCATCGTCCGCCGCTGAAAACCTACGCCGAGAGCTTTCGCGACTGGGGCCGCGACTGCTGGTGCGCCTCGGGCAAGGACAACACCTGCCACAAGCGCTTCGGCTGGCAGCTCGGCGAACTCCCCGCCGGCTACGACCACAAATACATCTACAGCCACCTCGGCTACAACCTGAAGCCCCTCGACCCGCAGGCCGCCATCGGCCGGCAGCAGCTGAAAAAGCTGCCCGCTTTCATCGCGGCCCGAAAACAGAATTGGGATTATCTCCGCGCCGGGCTCGACGACCTCGGCGATCTCTTCGATTTTTCGCTCCCGACCCATGCGACCGCGTGGATTCCTCCGGGCAAGCGCTCATCCGCCGGCGATGCCTTCGTCTGGGACCAGACCGGGTGCCGCACCGACTGCTCGTGGTTCGGCTTCATGTTGCGGGTCAAGCCCGGCGCACCCTTCTCGCACACCGCGCTGGCCCGTCACCTCGACGAGCAGAAGATCGGCAACCGGATGTTCTTCGGCGGAAATCTCCTGCGCCAGCCGGTCTTCGTTCAGCTCAAGAAGGACCGCCCCGAGGCCTTCCGCGTCGTGGGCGACCTCGCCGGCGCCGACGAGATCATGCACCGCGCCCTTTTCCTCGGCACTTATCCGGGCTTGAGCCGGGCGATGCTGGATTACGTAATCGAGACCATCCATGGCTTCGTGAAAACGAAGCGATGA
- a CDS encoding NAD-dependent epimerase/dehydratase family protein, with translation MASPHRIITEDVAAIAASALPWEKLTGKTVLITGAAGFLPAYLVETLLHLNDTRALKCRVVGLVRNLEKARTRFAHHTSRVDLQLLQGDVAVAQAWPEPAHFIIHAASQASPKFYGPDPVGTMNANVLGTHHLLEQARAWKSEGFLFVSSGEVYGRVAPEHVPTKESDYGWIETTDPRSCYAEGKRAAETLGVSHCKQFGTPFVIARPFHTYGPGMSLEDGRVYADLVRDVVHNRDLVLHSDGKAVRAFCYLADAVAGLFTVLLKGVTGTAYNVGNPAGALSIRELADLLAGLASGGPLKVSHAGQPAAGYLPSPIPVNVPDVSRLCALGWQPQWLPREGFARTLACFRSP, from the coding sequence ATGGCGTCCCCTCATCGCATCATCACCGAGGACGTCGCCGCGATTGCCGCGTCGGCGCTGCCGTGGGAGAAGCTGACGGGCAAGACCGTGCTGATCACCGGCGCGGCCGGCTTCCTGCCCGCCTATCTGGTCGAGACGTTGCTGCACCTCAACGACACACGGGCGTTGAAATGCCGCGTCGTGGGCCTGGTGCGCAACCTCGAGAAAGCCCGCACCCGCTTCGCGCACCACACCTCCCGCGTGGACCTTCAGCTCCTCCAGGGCGATGTCGCGGTCGCTCAGGCCTGGCCGGAACCGGCGCACTTCATCATCCATGCCGCAAGCCAGGCCAGTCCCAAGTTTTACGGCCCCGATCCGGTGGGCACGATGAACGCGAACGTGCTGGGCACGCATCACCTGCTGGAGCAGGCCCGTGCGTGGAAAAGCGAAGGATTCTTGTTTGTCAGCAGCGGAGAAGTTTACGGCCGCGTGGCGCCAGAGCACGTTCCGACCAAGGAGTCCGACTACGGCTGGATCGAAACCACCGATCCTCGCTCCTGCTACGCCGAGGGCAAACGCGCCGCCGAGACTCTCGGCGTGAGCCACTGTAAACAATTCGGCACACCCTTCGTCATTGCGCGTCCTTTCCACACCTATGGTCCGGGCATGTCGCTGGAGGACGGCCGCGTTTACGCGGACCTCGTGCGCGATGTCGTGCATAATCGCGACCTCGTCCTCCACAGCGACGGCAAGGCCGTGCGCGCGTTCTGCTATCTGGCCGACGCCGTGGCGGGACTCTTCACCGTCCTGTTGAAAGGCGTAACCGGCACCGCCTACAACGTCGGCAATCCCGCCGGTGCCCTCAGCATCCGCGAACTCGCCGATCTCCTGGCCGGCCTCGCCTCCGGCGGACCGCTCAAGGTCAGCCACGCCGGCCAACCGGCCGCCGGCTACCTGCCCAGTCCCATCCCGGTGAACGTCCCCGACGTGTCCCGTCTGTGCGCCCTCGGCTGGCAGCCGCAGTGGCTCCCCCGCGAAGGCTTCGCGCGCACCCTTGCCTGCTTCCGTTCGCCATGA
- a CDS encoding antitoxin, protein MRTTLTIDPDVARLLQQAMHGEKRGLKETLNAALRRGLAHHAATAPVKPFVVEAKRMGLRAGLDPARLHDLADEMELEAFAATTRRLRRSRK, encoded by the coding sequence ATGAGAACCACCTTGACGATCGATCCCGATGTGGCGCGGCTGCTGCAGCAGGCCATGCACGGCGAGAAACGGGGCCTGAAAGAAACCCTGAACGCCGCCCTGCGCCGCGGGCTGGCCCACCACGCGGCGACCGCGCCGGTGAAGCCCTTTGTCGTCGAAGCCAAGCGGATGGGTTTGCGGGCGGGGCTCGATCCGGCCCGGTTGCATGACCTTGCCGACGAAATGGAGCTTGAGGCCTTTGCCGCCACCACCCGCCGCCTGAGGCGGAGCCGCAAATGA
- the rfbG gene encoding CDP-glucose 4,6-dehydratase produces the protein MVNSFAQAYRGKRVLLTGHTGFKGAWLAEWLLALGAEVTGYSLPPPTNPSLFGQLGLASRLHHLDGDIRELPKLRQTVESVRPDFVFHLAAQPLVRLSYREPVETYSTNVMGTVNVLEAVRLAGRPCTVVAITTDKCYENREQLHGYREEDAMGGHDPYSSSKGAAELVISAYRRSYFSGPASVIRLASARSGNVLGGGDWAEDRIVPDCIRALQRGEAIPVRNKISTRPWQHVLEPLSGYLTLGARLSAAAPASALAAAFNFGPDPTADRTVADLVQEVLKTWPGRWEDKSDPAAVHEAGRLSLNTDKAHQLLGWQPVWAFAETIAQTVRWYREAADQPASIHALTTAQIAAYTAAAKTRGLSWAS, from the coding sequence ATGGTGAACTCCTTCGCCCAAGCCTACCGCGGCAAACGTGTCCTGCTCACCGGCCACACCGGTTTCAAGGGCGCGTGGCTGGCGGAGTGGTTGCTCGCCCTCGGGGCGGAGGTCACCGGCTACTCGCTGCCGCCGCCAACCAACCCTTCGCTTTTCGGACAACTCGGCCTGGCTTCGCGCCTGCACCACCTCGACGGCGACATCCGCGAGCTGCCCAAGCTCCGCCAGACGGTGGAGTCCGTGCGACCCGACTTCGTGTTCCACCTCGCGGCGCAGCCGCTCGTGCGGCTCTCCTACCGCGAACCGGTCGAGACCTACTCGACCAACGTCATGGGCACCGTGAACGTGCTCGAGGCCGTACGTCTCGCGGGCCGGCCTTGCACCGTGGTGGCCATCACGACCGACAAGTGCTACGAAAACCGCGAGCAGCTGCACGGTTACCGCGAGGAGGATGCCATGGGTGGACACGACCCTTACAGCTCGTCCAAGGGCGCGGCCGAACTGGTGATCAGCGCGTATCGCCGGTCCTACTTTTCCGGCCCCGCCTCCGTCATCCGCCTCGCCTCCGCCCGCTCGGGCAACGTGCTCGGCGGCGGCGACTGGGCCGAGGATCGCATCGTGCCCGACTGCATCCGTGCGCTGCAGCGCGGCGAAGCCATCCCCGTGCGCAACAAGATTTCCACCCGCCCCTGGCAGCACGTGCTGGAGCCGCTCAGCGGTTATCTCACCCTCGGCGCGCGGCTCTCCGCCGCGGCCCCCGCCTCCGCGCTCGCCGCGGCCTTCAACTTCGGCCCCGACCCTACCGCCGACCGCACGGTGGCCGACCTCGTGCAGGAAGTCCTCAAAACCTGGCCCGGACGCTGGGAAGACAAGAGCGACCCGGCCGCCGTGCACGAAGCCGGCCGGTTGAGCCTCAACACCGACAAAGCCCACCAGCTCCTCGGCTGGCAGCCGGTCTGGGCCTTCGCGGAAACCATCGCGCAAACCGTGCGCTGGTATCGCGAGGCCGCTGACCAACCGGCGTCCATTCACGCACTCACCACCGCACAGATCGCCGCCTACACCGCCGCCGCCAAGACCCGCGGCCTTTCCTGGGCAAGCTGA
- the rfbF gene encoding glucose-1-phosphate cytidylyltransferase has protein sequence MKVVILCGGKGARLREETEYRPKPMVPVGERPILWHIMKTYAHYGHKDFILCLGYKGDMIRDYFHNYLWNTCDATLSLGANPAVQFHTSHNEDDWRVTLANTGQESMTAYRVKLIQKYIPAGEPFLLTYGDGLATIDINASIRSHQASGKVCTLSAVHPAGRFGSLRIEDSGQIHTFNEKPQFEDAYVNGGYMVCDHRMFNYLTDDPNMLLERKPMDDLVRDGQLNAYKHEGFWQPMDTYQEAQYLNKLWSEGRAPWKVW, from the coding sequence ATGAAAGTCGTCATACTCTGCGGTGGCAAAGGCGCCCGGTTGCGCGAAGAAACCGAATACCGGCCCAAGCCGATGGTGCCCGTCGGCGAACGTCCGATCCTCTGGCACATCATGAAGACCTACGCCCATTACGGGCACAAGGACTTCATCCTCTGCCTCGGCTACAAGGGCGACATGATCCGCGACTATTTCCACAACTACCTCTGGAACACCTGCGACGCCACCCTCAGCCTCGGCGCCAACCCGGCGGTGCAGTTCCACACCAGCCACAATGAGGACGACTGGCGCGTCACCCTCGCCAACACCGGCCAGGAATCCATGACCGCCTACCGGGTGAAGCTCATCCAGAAATACATCCCCGCCGGCGAACCCTTTCTGCTCACCTACGGCGACGGTCTCGCCACCATCGACATCAACGCCTCGATCCGCTCCCACCAGGCCTCGGGCAAGGTCTGCACCCTTTCCGCCGTCCACCCCGCCGGCCGCTTCGGCAGCCTGCGCATCGAGGACTCCGGCCAGATCCACACCTTCAACGAAAAACCCCAGTTCGAGGACGCCTACGTCAACGGCGGCTACATGGTCTGCGACCACCGGATGTTCAACTACCTGACCGACGACCCCAACATGCTGCTCGAGCGCAAACCGATGGACGACCTCGTCCGCGACGGCCAGCTCAACGCCTACAAGCACGAGGGCTTCTGGCAGCCGATGGACACCTATCAGGAGGCCCAGTATCTGAACAAACTCTGGTCGGAAGGTCGCGCCCCCTGGAAGGTATGGTGA
- a CDS encoding glycosyltransferase, with translation MSAPSIDVIFPELVARGLLASTPPPQALASGNADRRPDQVRTGWRATRPDGTSVKLTLAASLGRLPQNHAALAAACPAIIPRPCFHERVSGGEVLAEEYFAGTPLDEAVRTRLYTDETILVALATVSRALAATEQPSSEGARQAEWQQWTAELLALPNWQPNERALLTDTLLPALYSALTAAPAATRWTNGDFLPSNLLVGGDGTVRLIDAEFARRTHFFAEDAVRFRVLSSLLRERPDLDLPHALPASPGLVWHLYFWLRQWQLESTHNTAAYLQRVSPARLGLIRTLAERLLKIEMTGWSVSLTKVETRLEEVRWSTERPGVLSLSGWCFPFTYPGPQGVAAIQRDDALWTCSGLIARPDVQQHHQGDARALYTGFSLELDRSCFAQPVELCAVVEQGTLIPFLTLTEADLPRGALDWRDYPAWAARHDPDPPAPVQAAAPGPLFSVLLPVYRPQATDLEACLASVAQQHHGHWELCVVDDASASAEITRILETAAARDPRIRLKVRTENGGISRATNDALALARGEFILLLDHDDRLRPHALSEFAARLRREPEWDALYSDEDKITADGQRVLPLLKPDFSPEFFRGVMYVGHALCVRTTVARDVGGFDPVFDGVQDFEFMLRVSERTRRIGHIPRMLYHWRQAAGSSALSGNIKGNMDEKQARAVQAHLRRIGDPRQAEPAGGHRVRLRVPQPPTHEVFSQDSSDNLPARLRALAERSQAEVIVCHTPDVGWRAPIALAELVALAALPDSGCVAPVLLAKEGLVYEAGAVGPCSLLRGFHAASDGYHGSLRCNREVDAVSPRCIAIKRSLLLSLQTDATAPWLPFLRQLRSRGLFHRVCASAQVEVNQSWRDPQAPTPVPAPAAREFHHPQFSLEGDGYQLAVPPAETPVGRAQLRFNLEQPSDWSRLPRCLIARGWCFSGDGTAIRSVRLRAGDRVLVGVTGLPRPDVKATLPEAPDANTGFEIRGVLPAGSYAVQVEAQLGDGTWHPFFNQPTTISRALLPLWLRGGDWRELMFFQMPGHPVHAPRPLMGENFPSSPAGVPTPKLSLVTPSFNHARFLSETMRSVLEQSGVACDYVVQDGGSSDGSAALIERVATEAGGRRPETGEYITSESDSLLQPPASRLPPPARARLVAWSSEPDSGQADAIAKAFAKTSGEPDDLMAWINSDDFYVPGALRYVVDYFAKHPDVDVIYGHRILVDENSQEIGRWFLPKHDPEVLRLNDFVPQETMFWRRRIWDKVGGINPSFKFAMDWDLLLRFQAAGAKIVRVPYFLACFRIHSAQKTSAQMHSVGQAEITRLRERTFGRPFPPEVLETNPTLLRYLRRSAFIEFLWKLGVRAR, from the coding sequence ATGAGCGCGCCCTCCATCGACGTGATTTTCCCCGAGTTGGTTGCCCGCGGCCTGCTCGCCTCCACGCCGCCGCCGCAAGCCCTGGCTTCCGGCAATGCCGACCGCCGGCCCGATCAAGTACGCACCGGCTGGCGGGCCACCCGGCCCGATGGGACGTCGGTCAAGCTCACGCTCGCCGCTTCCCTGGGCCGTTTGCCGCAGAATCACGCCGCGCTGGCCGCCGCCTGTCCCGCCATCATCCCCCGCCCGTGCTTCCACGAACGGGTGAGCGGCGGCGAAGTGCTCGCGGAGGAATATTTTGCCGGGACGCCGCTGGATGAGGCCGTCAGAACCAGGCTATATACCGACGAGACCATCCTCGTGGCCCTCGCCACTGTTTCGCGTGCGCTCGCCGCAACCGAGCAGCCTTCCAGCGAAGGGGCCCGTCAAGCGGAGTGGCAGCAATGGACCGCAGAACTGCTCGCCCTGCCCAACTGGCAACCGAATGAACGCGCACTGCTGACCGATACGTTGTTGCCCGCGCTCTACTCCGCCCTCACCGCCGCGCCCGCCGCCACCCGGTGGACGAACGGCGATTTTCTTCCGTCCAATCTGCTGGTCGGAGGCGACGGCACCGTCCGGCTGATCGATGCGGAATTTGCGCGCCGCACCCATTTTTTTGCGGAAGACGCGGTGCGTTTCCGCGTGCTGTCCAGTCTCCTGCGCGAGCGTCCCGACCTGGACCTGCCCCACGCCCTGCCCGCCTCCCCAGGCCTCGTTTGGCACCTGTATTTCTGGCTGCGGCAATGGCAGCTGGAGTCCACCCACAACACCGCCGCTTACCTCCAGCGCGTGTCGCCCGCCCGCCTCGGCCTCATCCGCACGCTCGCAGAAAGGCTGCTGAAAATCGAAATGACGGGCTGGTCGGTTTCCCTGACGAAAGTGGAGACCCGCCTGGAGGAAGTCCGCTGGTCCACGGAAAGACCCGGCGTCTTGAGCCTTTCCGGCTGGTGTTTCCCCTTCACCTACCCCGGTCCCCAAGGCGTCGCCGCCATCCAGCGCGACGACGCCCTGTGGACCTGCTCCGGGCTGATCGCCCGCCCCGACGTCCAGCAGCACCACCAGGGCGATGCCCGCGCCCTCTATACCGGGTTCAGCCTCGAACTCGACCGCTCGTGCTTCGCCCAACCGGTCGAACTCTGTGCGGTGGTCGAACAAGGCACGCTGATCCCCTTCCTGACGCTGACCGAGGCGGATCTCCCGCGCGGGGCGCTCGACTGGCGCGACTACCCGGCCTGGGCCGCCCGGCACGATCCCGATCCTCCGGCGCCGGTGCAAGCCGCGGCCCCGGGTCCTCTTTTCTCCGTGCTGTTACCGGTCTACCGACCGCAGGCCACCGACCTCGAAGCCTGTCTTGCGTCGGTCGCTCAGCAGCACCACGGCCACTGGGAACTCTGCGTGGTCGATGACGCCTCGGCTTCCGCCGAGATCACCCGAATCCTGGAAACGGCGGCGGCGCGCGACCCGCGCATCCGGCTCAAGGTCCGAACGGAGAACGGCGGCATCAGTCGCGCCACCAATGATGCCCTCGCGCTGGCCCGCGGTGAATTCATCCTGCTGCTCGATCACGACGACCGGTTGCGACCCCACGCCCTGAGCGAGTTCGCCGCCCGGCTCCGACGTGAACCGGAATGGGATGCGCTTTACTCGGACGAAGACAAAATCACCGCGGACGGCCAGCGCGTGCTGCCCCTGCTCAAGCCGGACTTCTCGCCGGAATTTTTCCGCGGCGTGATGTATGTTGGTCACGCCCTCTGCGTGCGCACGACCGTGGCGCGCGACGTAGGCGGCTTTGATCCGGTCTTCGATGGCGTGCAGGACTTCGAGTTCATGCTGCGCGTGAGCGAGCGCACCCGCCGCATCGGCCACATTCCCCGCATGCTCTACCACTGGCGGCAGGCCGCCGGGTCCAGTGCCTTGTCCGGCAACATCAAGGGCAACATGGACGAGAAGCAGGCGCGCGCCGTGCAAGCCCACCTCCGGCGCATCGGCGATCCGCGGCAGGCCGAACCCGCCGGAGGACACCGGGTGCGGCTGCGCGTCCCGCAGCCTCCGACCCACGAGGTGTTCAGCCAGGATTCCTCCGACAACTTGCCCGCGCGCCTGCGAGCGCTCGCCGAGCGGAGCCAGGCCGAGGTGATCGTCTGCCACACGCCCGACGTGGGGTGGCGCGCGCCGATCGCTCTGGCCGAGCTGGTGGCTCTCGCCGCGTTGCCCGACTCCGGCTGCGTCGCGCCCGTCCTCCTCGCGAAGGAAGGCCTGGTCTATGAGGCCGGGGCCGTGGGCCCCTGCTCCCTGCTGCGCGGTTTCCACGCGGCCAGTGACGGCTACCATGGTTCGCTGCGCTGCAACCGGGAGGTGGATGCCGTTTCCCCGCGTTGCATCGCGATCAAGCGCTCCCTGTTGCTTTCGCTCCAAACCGATGCGACCGCTCCGTGGCTCCCGTTTTTGCGTCAGCTGCGATCTCGCGGACTCTTTCACCGCGTTTGCGCCTCGGCCCAGGTTGAGGTGAATCAATCGTGGCGCGATCCGCAGGCCCCCACACCCGTGCCGGCCCCGGCCGCGCGCGAATTCCACCACCCGCAGTTTTCCCTCGAGGGAGACGGCTATCAACTCGCCGTTCCGCCGGCCGAGACCCCGGTGGGACGAGCTCAGTTGCGCTTCAACCTCGAGCAACCGTCCGACTGGAGCCGTTTGCCGCGCTGCCTCATTGCCCGGGGGTGGTGCTTTTCCGGCGACGGCACGGCCATCCGAAGCGTCCGCCTGCGGGCCGGCGATCGCGTGCTAGTGGGCGTCACCGGACTGCCCCGTCCGGATGTCAAAGCCACGCTGCCCGAGGCTCCCGATGCGAACACCGGCTTCGAAATCCGGGGCGTGCTGCCTGCCGGCAGTTATGCAGTGCAGGTGGAAGCCCAGCTCGGCGACGGGACCTGGCACCCGTTTTTCAATCAGCCCACCACGATCAGCCGGGCCTTGCTGCCGCTTTGGCTGCGGGGCGGGGACTGGCGCGAGCTGATGTTTTTCCAGATGCCGGGACACCCGGTGCATGCCCCTCGGCCGCTGATGGGAGAAAACTTCCCCTCTTCACCGGCCGGCGTTCCGACACCGAAACTCTCCCTGGTCACGCCCTCCTTCAATCACGCGCGATTCCTGTCCGAGACCATGCGCAGCGTGCTCGAGCAATCCGGCGTCGCCTGTGACTACGTCGTGCAGGATGGCGGGTCTTCGGATGGCAGCGCGGCGCTCATCGAGCGCGTAGCTACGGAGGCTGGAGGCCGGAGACCGGAGACCGGAGAGTATATAACAAGTGAATCCGATTCCCTTCTCCAGCCTCCGGCCTCCCGTCTCCCGCCTCCGGCCCGAGCCCGCCTCGTGGCCTGGAGCAGCGAGCCTGACTCCGGCCAGGCCGACGCCATCGCCAAAGCTTTCGCAAAAACAAGCGGCGAGCCCGACGATCTCATGGCGTGGATCAACTCCGACGATTTCTATGTTCCCGGCGCCCTTCGTTATGTGGTGGATTACTTCGCGAAGCATCCCGACGTGGACGTGATCTACGGGCACCGGATCCTGGTGGATGAAAACTCGCAGGAGATCGGCCGCTGGTTTCTGCCCAAACATGATCCCGAGGTGCTCCGGCTGAACGACTTCGTCCCGCAGGAAACGATGTTTTGGCGCCGGCGCATCTGGGACAAGGTCGGGGGCATCAACCCGTCGTTCAAGTTCGCGATGGATTGGGACCTGTTGCTGCGTTTCCAGGCCGCCGGGGCGAAGATCGTGCGCGTGCCCTACTTCCTCGCCTGTTTCCGCATCCACTCGGCCCAGAAAACCAGCGCCCAGATGCACTCCGTCGGCCAGGCCGAGATCACCCGCCTCCGCGAGCGCACCTTCGGCCGGCCATTCCCACCTGAGGTACTGGAAACGAACCCCACCCTGCTCCGCTACCTCCGCCGCAGCGCCTTCATCGAATTCCTCTGGAAGCTCGGTGTCCGCGCCCGGTAA
- a CDS encoding type II toxin-antitoxin system VapC family toxin produces MILPDANLLLYAYDSDSPFHKAAAKWWTGLLSGHAPVGLCPVVIFSFLRLATHARVYERPLTVAEATARISSWIERPNVRVLYPGPKHLDVVCSLLTAAGTAGNLVSDAQIAALALEYGAEVHSADTDFARFKGLKWTNPLSHEE; encoded by the coding sequence ATGATCCTGCCCGACGCCAACCTGCTGCTCTACGCCTACGACAGCGACAGCCCGTTTCACAAGGCCGCCGCCAAATGGTGGACCGGTCTGCTCTCGGGCCACGCACCCGTTGGCCTTTGCCCCGTGGTCATTTTCAGTTTTCTGCGGCTCGCAACCCACGCCAGGGTTTACGAGCGCCCCCTGACCGTGGCCGAGGCCACGGCCCGCATCAGCTCCTGGATCGAGCGGCCCAATGTGCGCGTGCTCTACCCCGGACCGAAGCACCTCGACGTCGTCTGCAGCTTGCTCACCGCCGCCGGCACGGCGGGCAACCTGGTGAGCGATGCCCAGATCGCCGCCCTCGCCCTCGAATACGGCGCCGAGGTCCACAGCGCCGACACCGATTTCGCCCGGTTCAAAGGGCTGAAATGGACCAACCCGCTCTCCCACGAAGAGTAG
- a CDS encoding FkbM family methyltransferase, with protein MSTISDLKASYQAGRLDKAGYIHAMYERHSVLLDHAQHLAPTNLAEIRIKAGEVTATFKDPPITMVCPPADTRIAPIEAFNFGDYEHAEIQLVRRLVGLLGGAKVRFLDIGANAGFYSLALSQWFPGLRGTAFEPIPSTFGHLCRNLALNAVTGIAPRNLGLSDQAGELVFYTYPSQSGSSSMTRNVDAADVQEVRCPVTTLDAYSAQHQQGADFIKCDVEGAELFVFKGGSQIIRRDRPAIFTEMLRKWCAKYQYHPNDIISHLGGLGYGCHVVSDGRLAPCPIITEETKETNFIFLHRDQHAAIAAALS; from the coding sequence ATGAGCACCATCTCCGACCTCAAAGCCTCCTACCAAGCCGGCCGCCTCGACAAGGCGGGCTACATCCATGCGATGTATGAACGGCACTCGGTGCTGCTCGACCATGCCCAACACCTCGCCCCGACCAATCTCGCCGAGATTCGGATCAAGGCCGGCGAAGTGACCGCCACGTTCAAGGACCCGCCCATCACGATGGTCTGTCCGCCGGCCGACACACGCATCGCGCCGATCGAGGCCTTCAACTTCGGCGACTACGAGCACGCCGAGATCCAGCTCGTGCGCCGGCTGGTCGGCCTGCTGGGCGGCGCCAAGGTGCGCTTCCTCGACATCGGCGCCAACGCCGGGTTCTACAGCCTCGCGCTTTCCCAATGGTTCCCCGGCCTCCGCGGCACCGCCTTCGAGCCCATCCCGTCCACTTTCGGCCACCTGTGCCGAAACCTCGCGCTCAACGCCGTCACCGGCATCGCCCCCCGCAACCTCGGTCTCTCGGACCAGGCGGGCGAACTGGTCTTCTACACCTATCCCAGCCAGTCCGGGTCCTCCTCGATGACCCGCAACGTGGACGCCGCCGATGTGCAGGAGGTCCGTTGCCCCGTGACCACCCTCGACGCCTACAGTGCGCAACACCAGCAGGGCGCGGACTTCATCAAGTGCGACGTCGAGGGCGCCGAGTTGTTCGTCTTCAAGGGTGGCAGCCAAATTATCCGGCGCGACCGCCCCGCGATCTTCACCGAGATGCTGCGCAAGTGGTGCGCGAAATACCAGTATCACCCCAACGACATCATTTCCCACCTCGGCGGACTCGGTTACGGTTGCCATGTCGTGAGCGACGGCCGGCTGGCCCCCTGCCCGATTATCACCGAGGAGACCAAGGAGACCAATTTCATCTTCCTGCACCGCGACCAGCACGCCGCCATCGCGGCCGCCCTTTCCTGA